The nucleotide sequence ATGGCAGCTGTACTTGGGGAAGGGGTCTTACAGATCGGAAGCGGTCTCAGTCACCTTACAGGTTTACCTACTGGGCCCGTAATGTGGGGATCACTCGTTATTTTAATTACAGCAAGTTACATAATATCAAGCTATACAGGATTAAAAAGAGGGATTAAATTTTTAGCCGATCAAAACACGAAAGTCTTTTTATTTTTATTAGTTTTTGTATTTGTGTTTGGCCCAACCATATTTATCTTTAATTTAGGCACTCAAGCGACAGGTTACTTCTTAACCCACATGCCTGAACGGTTTTTGTGGATGAGTGCGATGGAAGGATCGAAATGGCCAAGATGGTGGCCGATTTTCAACTGGTCGATCTGGCTTGCCTACGCACCTATTACAGGTATGTTCTTAGCAAGATTGGCATATGGCAGAACGATGCGGCAGTTTGTGGTGGTCAACTTGCTCTTGCCTGCCTTATTTGGAGCACTTTGGTTTTGGGCCTTTGGCGGAGCCTCAATCTATTTTGATTGGAAAGAGGATGGTCAGTTGTGGAATCTAATTAATAAAGAAGGAGGCCTTGAGCTATCGCTTTTCGCCTTTTTAGAACACTTCCCATTATCAACGATAATCAGCTGGTTGATGTTGATTACCATTTACATCTCCTTTACGACATTAGCTGACTCATTAACGACCACTGTTTCATCTTTGACAACAACTGGAAATACGATTCTTAACCCTGAACCTCCAGCTAGAGTGAAAGTTTTCTGGGGTATCATAATGGGATTGATGGCTTTATTAACGATTACTGCAGGCACGGGAGGAGAAATTACAGGTGTGGATGCGGTTAAGCAAATGGCTACTGTGGCCGGATTCCCCGTTCTATTCTTCATGATTATCCAGGCGATTGCTACTGTTAAGGGGATCACTAACACAACAACAGCTGTTCAAAAAACTACCCTTCAAACAAAAGTGACAGAAAAAGACGATTCGGACACTCAAGTTTACTCAAAGAACTAAAAGGTTTTACGTTAAAACAAAAGTTTAACAGAAAAATGTTTAGGGAAAATCCTTTTAATAAATTCATAAGATACTCTTTTATAATTTACCCTCATTATAGTATAAGGAGTGTATTCCGATTGCAATTTATTGAGAATAGGGAAATATTGAAAGACTATCAAACTATAAGAAGTCAAACGGAAAAGTTAGTATCGAACCTGCAAACGGAAGATTTTATCGTACAGGCGGCTACTCATGTCAGTCCGACAAAATGGCATTTAGCTCATACGACTTGGTTTTTTGAAAAGTTTATATTGGAGAAATATGTGCCAGGATATCAATATTTCAACTCAGAGTTCCTCTACTTATTCAATTCTTATTATGAAACCGTTGGCACTCCCCACCCCCAAGCCAAACGAGGGATGATCACCCGTCCAACGGTTAAAGAAACATTAGATTATCGAGCCTACGTCGACAAGCATATGAATGAACTACTATCAAGTCAGGAAGAAAATAAAGATATCGCACAACTGGTAGAAATCGGATTACAACATGAACAGCAACACCAGGAACTCATTTTGATGGATATTAAATTCAACTTCTCTTTTAACCCTCTTCATCCTGTTTTTCAAGAAAATAACTCTGTCTACTCTTCTGATTTACCAAAGCTATCTTTTCACGAGGTAAAGGGTGGTCTTGTCGAAATCGGACATAATGGGGATGGGTTCTCATTTGATAATGAGACGCCTCGCCATAAATCTTATCTGGAACCTTTTCAATTAGCTAACCGTCCCGTTACAAATGGAGAATTCATGGATTTTATCAATGATAAAGGATATGAAGTACCAAACTGGTGGTTGTCCGATGGCTGGAATAAAGTGAAGGAGGAAGAATGGGACCACCCTCAGTACTGGATAAAGCAAGATGGAAAGTGGTACAACTATACATTAGGAGGCTTAAAAGAAGTTGATCCAAATGCTCCAGTAACTCATGTAAGCTTCTATGAAGCTGATGCCTACGCAAGATGGGCGGGCAAGCGGCTGCCTACTGAGCAAGAGTGGGAACATGCTCTGGAGGGACATTCACTTGAAGGACATTTCGTGGAAGACGGACATTACCAGCCCCATTCTTTCTATAATGAAAGCCACACGTTTCATAAAGCGTTCGGGGATAATTGGGAATGGACCCAAAGTCCTTACGTTCCTTATCCGAAAAACAAGCCTTTGGAAGGTCCACTAGGCGAATATAATGCAAAATTCATGGCCAATCAGATGGTGATGAGGGGTGGTTCTTGTGTTACTTCACAGTCCCATATTCGCCTGACTTACCGAAACTTTTTCTATCCTGAAATGAGATGGCAGTTCAGCGGTTTTCGTTTAGCAGACAATTTGTAGCTCTAATGAAGAAGTAGCCATTAATATTCACAAAAGACTTGAGCCAGTATAATAACCTTCTCCACCAATGGGTTACTGTTCATAAAGTATCAAAACTTAGGGTGTTAAATCGATTTACTTGCTAAGGAAAACCTTGTCTCTCAATGGAGACAGGGTTCTTTGTTTTGAATTAGTTCGTTAAGGTTTGGTTTTGAGGTTAACCACCAAATAAATAAGCATCTACTGAAGAGTAGCTGACTTAAGGCCAAAAAAATTGAGCTTTTATGATTTGTCTCATATATCATTTTTGTTTATGGAGTAGAACTTTATTGTTATTAGTACAACACTAAACATTAGTGATGCAATAAGTGTTGAAATCCATCCAACCCAGCTTGCTATTGATTGGTTTTGTGTAACCACAAATATTCCATCTCCTGCTTTACCTGTTACTCCATAAAATAGTCCATGTATTGTGTTTAAACCAAAGTGAATCCCTGTATTAGCCCATATTGAGTTGGTTTTATAAAAAGAATATGTAAGGCTAAGACCTAATACAAGCGAAAAAATCGTATTTTGTATACTAAAGCCAGCGTACCAAATGTCATCAAAAGCATAGATAATGAGTGTTAGGGAAAATAAAACTAAAATAGGAACACGATTCTTAAAATGGTAGAATACTAGACCTCTTACAATCATGTCATTGATTATTGAGCCTGTACCAAACCCAAAGAGAACGACTAATAAAGGAAATATACTGTTACTAAAGTCTTTCAAACCTTGAAGCTCAAGTTTTCTAAAATAAAGGTACAAGCTGAATAAAACTGTCCATGCAATGGATCCAGTTAAAAATCCAAGTAATAAGTTTTTCCCCCATCCTTTAAACCTAACAAGGCCGTAAATATCTAATCCACGTGAGTGAAATTGCTTAGCAAGTAAATAAGCTAGTGGAAAAAATAAGATTATATGAACAAAGCGAATGCCATCATCCATACTAAAAATAATAGGAAGCACATTAAAATATATGCTTAGTAAAATAAATAAAAATAGGAACGTAAGTAGGTTTTTCATGTATTTTCCTCTAAAGGTAATTTGTTTTTTTGTATGTATAAAGATATCTCAAAGAGTGCGGAACCCAATGAGTAAATTAAAAGATGGTGCAAATAATTAGTATACAACACATACAGCAAGAAAAGGAGATTTATGTGTTGGTGTTTTGAGTAAATAGTTTGTTTTGCGAAGTACTAATAGACTGGAAATGAAACATAATTTTTATAAGGCAATCACTTGTCTGGGGAATCGGTGTTAAAAGATGAATATAGATTATGCGAAGGAAGAGAAAGCTTACCATAGATTTATTGGTAAGCTTTTTAAATGGATAAATTTGTTGTAATATGGAAGAAAATATAATTTAGGATTTGCTTTAGTGTGGTGGGGGACTGTCCCCAGCGCCTTCTGATGGCTTCGACAACCTAACAGTAGAGGGACTTGGGGTGACTGACAAGTCCTTTTTTTATGCACTTATAAAATAAGTGCAGGACTCTGCATTTTTCCTTTGCAAAGCTCTGCACTTCTATTTTGCAATAAACATAAATGGCAAAGGAAGAAATACCTTTTCATGCAAAATTACTATAATGAAATTTAACATTTTGCTAAAGCACTCATGTCCAAAACGTAAATTCAGGTTCACAATGTTACAGTGAAAAATTAACAAATCCTTGATATACCGCACTCTCATCACACGTCGTTAAAGAAAAAACACCCTTTCACCTTAGGGCGGCAGGATGTAGTCATCCCCCTGAAATCCACCTAGAACCTTGTCTCTGAATGGAGGCAGGGTTCTTTTTTTGAATTAGTTCGTTAAGGTTTGGTTTTGGTGTTAGAAGATGAATATAGATTAGGTAAAGGAAGAGAACGCTTACCAATAGATTTATTGGTAAGCTTTTTTAATGGATAATTTTGTTGTAAAATGGAATAAAATATAAATTAGGATTTGCTTTAGTGTGGTGGGGGACTGTCCCCAAAGCCCTAGTCAATAAACCCCTGAAATTGTCTTAATGTGTAAATATATGTGTTATAATTAGGTGGAATTAACAATATATGACTGGTGAATTTAAATATTTGCATGGGATGTGTTACTAATGTATTTGGCCGAATTGAAGGTATGGAACTTTAGAAAGTATGGTGGTACCTCTGTTGATGAAGAGCCTTCATTAATTGTGAATTTCAAACAGGGCCTAAATCTTCTTGTTGGAGAAAATGATTGTGGAAAAACTACAATTATTGATGCAATAAAACATCTGCTAGGTACTCAAAGCTTTGACTTCAATAGAATTGACGAAGATGACTTTTATGTTAGTGAACCAGGGGTAAGAGCAAATCATTTGAAGATTGAAGGCAAATTCAAGTCATTATCTGATGAAGAGTCAGGCAGGTTTTTAGAATGGATCACTTTTGGCAAGGAAGGTAAAAGTGAACTAATTATTCGCTTGGGAGCAAAATTTAAGAATAATAAGGTCTTTACTTCTATAACTGCTGGTGAGGAAGGATTGGATTCAAGGTTTGAGGCAAGAGATTTGTTAAGAGTTACATATTTAAAACCTTTAAGAGATGCAGAAAGTGAACTATCATCTGGTTATAAGTCAAGATTTGCCCAGATATTAAGGAATCATCCTCTTTTTGAAAAAAAAGAAAGTGAACATACATTAGAGAAATATATCCGTATAGCGAATTCTAGAATAAAGGATTATTTTGAAAAAGAGAGTTTAGAACAAGAGGATATTTTTGAAATTGTTGACGGAGAAGAAGGTGCTAAGTTAATTACGAGTTTCTTAGATTTAACTCTTACAGAGTTTATGGGTACTAGTTTTGGAGAAAATAAATATAAATCCTTTGTTGACATTACCAAAAATGATTTGAGCTCCATATTACGTAAATTAAGCTTGAATATTGATGAAAATAAGATTGGTTTGGGTTCACTCAATCAACTTTTTATTGCAATGGAATTATT is from Bacillus tianshenii and encodes:
- the egtB gene encoding ergothioneine biosynthesis protein EgtB gives rise to the protein MQFIENREILKDYQTIRSQTEKLVSNLQTEDFIVQAATHVSPTKWHLAHTTWFFEKFILEKYVPGYQYFNSEFLYLFNSYYETVGTPHPQAKRGMITRPTVKETLDYRAYVDKHMNELLSSQEENKDIAQLVEIGLQHEQQHQELILMDIKFNFSFNPLHPVFQENNSVYSSDLPKLSFHEVKGGLVEIGHNGDGFSFDNETPRHKSYLEPFQLANRPVTNGEFMDFINDKGYEVPNWWLSDGWNKVKEEEWDHPQYWIKQDGKWYNYTLGGLKEVDPNAPVTHVSFYEADAYARWAGKRLPTEQEWEHALEGHSLEGHFVEDGHYQPHSFYNESHTFHKAFGDNWEWTQSPYVPYPKNKPLEGPLGEYNAKFMANQMVMRGGSCVTSQSHIRLTYRNFFYPEMRWQFSGFRLADNL
- a CDS encoding CPBP family intramembrane metalloprotease, translating into MKNLLTFLFLFILLSIYFNVLPIIFSMDDGIRFVHIILFFPLAYLLAKQFHSRGLDIYGLVRFKGWGKNLLLGFLTGSIAWTVLFSLYLYFRKLELQGLKDFSNSIFPLLVVLFGFGTGSIINDMIVRGLVFYHFKNRVPILVLFSLTLIIYAFDDIWYAGFSIQNTIFSLVLGLSLTYSFYKTNSIWANTGIHFGLNTIHGLFYGVTGKAGDGIFVVTQNQSIASWVGWISTLIASLMFSVVLITIKFYSINKNDI
- a CDS encoding BCCT family transporter is translated as MESKKIRWGVFLPMSVLLLITVLIGIFYPTGFYNVQTSIVDFAFINFGWLFNWTVFILIFLCLYLGFSKYGSIKFGGADAKPIVRTYTWFAISLTAGIGVGILFWGLAEPINHFSSPPEALGIKAGTEQAAVFAISTSLRHWTLAPYAIYVLSGIAVAYAHYNLKLPYTISSTLYPLIGKRAFGITGTIVDCLTMFAIAGGMAAVLGEGVLQIGSGLSHLTGLPTGPVMWGSLVILITASYIISSYTGLKRGIKFLADQNTKVFLFLLVFVFVFGPTIFIFNLGTQATGYFLTHMPERFLWMSAMEGSKWPRWWPIFNWSIWLAYAPITGMFLARLAYGRTMRQFVVVNLLLPALFGALWFWAFGGASIYFDWKEDGQLWNLINKEGGLELSLFAFLEHFPLSTIISWLMLITIYISFTTLADSLTTTVSSLTTTGNTILNPEPPARVKVFWGIIMGLMALLTITAGTGGEITGVDAVKQMATVAGFPVLFFMIIQAIATVKGITNTTTAVQKTTLQTKVTEKDDSDTQVYSKN